In the genome of Bos mutus isolate GX-2022 chromosome 20, NWIPB_WYAK_1.1, whole genome shotgun sequence, one region contains:
- the CDH10 gene encoding cadherin-10 isoform X2 translates to MTRVAVFVRILDVNDNAPQFAVFYDTFVCENARPGQLIQTISAVDKDDPLGGQKFFFSLAAVNPNFTVQDNEDNTARILTRKNGFNRHEISTYLLPVVISDNDYPIQSSTGTLTIRVCACDSQGNMQSCSAEALLLPAGLSTGALIAILLCIIILLVIVVLFAALKRQRKKEPLILSKEDIRDNIVSYNDEGGGEEDTQAFDIGTLRNPAAIEEKKLRRDIIPETLFIPRRTPTAPDNADVRDFINERLKEHDLDPTAPPYDSLATYAYEGNDSIAESLSSLESGTTDGDQNYDYLREWGPRFNKLAEMYGGGESDKDA, encoded by the exons ATGACTCGAGTGGCTGTTTTCGTGAGAATTTTGGATGTTAATGACAATGCCCCACAATTTGCTGTGTTCTATGACACTTTTGTCTGTGAAAATGCCAGACCAGGACAG cTAATACAGACTATAAGTGCAGTAGACAAAGATGATCCTTTAGGTGGACAgaaatttttcttcagtttaGCTGCTGTCAATCCAAACTTCACAGTACAAGACAACGAAG ataataCTGCCAGAATTTTAACCAGAAAAAAtggattcaatagacatgaaatAAGCACTTATCTCTTGCCCGTGGTGATTTCGGACAACGATTACCCGATTCAGAGCAGCACCGGCACACTCACCATCCGAGTGTGTGCTTGCGACAGCCAAGGCAACATGCAGTCCTGCAGCGCCGAGGCCCTGCTCCTGCCTGCCGGGCTCAGCACAGGGGCTCTGATCGCCATTCTCCTCTGCATCATCATTCTGTTGG ttaTAGTAGTACTGTTCGCAGCTCTGAAGAGACAGCGGAAAAAAGAGCCTCTGATCTTGTCTAAAGAAGACATCAGAGACAACATCGTGAGCTATAATGATGAAGGTGGCGGAGAGGAGGACACTCAGGCCTTTGATATCGGCACCTTGAGGAATCCGGCCGCTATTGAGGAAAAAAAGCTGCGGCGAGATATTATTCCAGAAACCTTATTTATCCCCCGGAGGACTCCGACGGCCCCGGATAACGCGGACGTCCGGGATTTCATCAATGAAAGGCTCAAGGAACACGACCTGGATCCCACGGCGCCTCCCTACGACTCGCTCGCTACCTACGCCTACGAAGGGAACGACTCCATCGCCGAGTCTCTGAGTTCCTTGGAATCAGGTACCACTGATGGAGACCAAAACTACGATTACCTCCGAGAATGGGGCCCTCGGTTTAACAAGCTGGCGGAGATGTACGGCGGCGGGGAAAGCGACAAAGACGCTTAA